A stretch of Desulfitobacterium dichloroeliminans LMG P-21439 DNA encodes these proteins:
- a CDS encoding type II toxin-antitoxin system PemK/MazF family toxin yields the protein MDFNVGDIFWLDVEFEDDPDSSKRRPAIIVGGNADELFILVSTTSQPPSNPPSYHDQFKIPILNWRNNGFTKPSWVKGLFLLRYSNEYLVSVVKPDDYIIKMDENSFNYLVSELELIYGRND from the coding sequence ATGGACTTTAATGTTGGAGATATTTTTTGGTTAGATGTTGAATTTGAAGATGATCCAGATAGTAGCAAAAGAAGACCAGCAATAATTGTTGGTGGTAACGCAGATGAATTATTTATTTTAGTATCAACAACTTCTCAACCTCCAAGCAATCCCCCCTCCTATCATGATCAATTCAAGATCCCAATTTTGAATTGGCGCAATAATGGTTTTACTAAGCCATCGTGGGTAAAAGGTCTATTTTTATTGAGATATTCTAATGAGTATCTAGTGAGTGTAGTTAAACCAGACGATTACATTATAAAGATGGATGAAAACAGCTTTAATTACTTAGTAAGTGAACTTGAATTAATATATGGAAGAAATGACTAG
- a CDS encoding FeoA family protein has protein sequence MDSQSLVPLSTLKRGEKAYVVDLALNGLFRRRLLDLGIVPGTSLKCLGSAPAGDPIAYLVRGTVIALRSEDAQAIRVNSTLV, from the coding sequence ATGGATTCACAATCGCTTGTTCCCTTATCGACCCTTAAGCGAGGGGAAAAGGCTTATGTTGTTGATCTGGCCTTGAACGGATTATTTCGGCGTAGACTTCTTGATTTAGGTATCGTTCCCGGAACCTCTCTTAAATGTTTAGGCTCGGCACCGGCGGGGGATCCCATTGCTTACTTAGTTCGTGGAACAGTAATTGCTCTAAGAAGTGAAGATGCACAAGCTATTCGAGTGAATTCGACTTTAGTATAG
- the istB gene encoding IS21-like element helper ATPase IstB — protein sequence MLNETTISKLNEMRLSSMVGSFRQQIQDPAYNELSFEERFGIMVDIEWARRKNNKLAKLIRKAELNLPEACIENIEYHADRKLDKAQITRLSTCSYIQDKHNIIVLGASGAGKTYLSCAFGIAACRNFYTVKYIRLPDLLNELAIARGEGIYKKVMNQYKKVSLLILDEWLLVPLANSEARDLLEIIEGRHKKGSTIFSSQFSPAGWHGKIGEGTLADAILDRIVHDSYTIMIDGDDSMRKRKGILE from the coding sequence ATGCTAAACGAAACAACCATTAGTAAACTCAATGAGATGCGGTTATCCTCGATGGTGGGATCTTTTCGCCAACAAATACAAGATCCGGCCTATAATGAGTTATCTTTTGAAGAACGGTTTGGGATAATGGTCGACATCGAATGGGCAAGGCGTAAAAACAATAAGCTCGCTAAATTGATTCGAAAAGCTGAACTGAATTTGCCCGAAGCCTGCATAGAGAATATTGAGTATCATGCCGATCGAAAACTGGACAAGGCACAAATCACCCGACTTTCTACATGTTCATACATTCAAGACAAACACAATATTATTGTTCTCGGAGCTTCTGGCGCCGGGAAGACTTATCTAAGCTGTGCTTTTGGAATAGCTGCCTGCCGCAACTTCTACACTGTAAAGTACATTCGGCTCCCAGACTTATTAAATGAGTTAGCCATTGCACGGGGCGAAGGAATTTACAAGAAGGTCATGAACCAGTACAAAAAGGTGAGTCTTCTCATTTTGGATGAATGGTTACTAGTACCTTTAGCCAACAGTGAAGCTAGGGATCTCCTAGAGATCATTGAAGGAAGGCATAAAAAAGGTTCGACCATTTTTAGCTCCCAATTTTCCCCCGCAGGCTGGCATGGCAAAATTGGCGAAGGCACCTTGGCGGATGCAATTTTAGACCGAATTGTTCATGATTCCTATACGATCATGATTGATGGAGATGATTCCATGCGCAAACGTAAAGGAATACTTGAATAA
- a CDS encoding AbrB/MazE/SpoVT family DNA-binding domain-containing protein, whose translation MAAISRRVFVQKRNLISLPRDIREKLNISEGDVLDIRMDDNKIIIEPMKLVPSDQAYFWSDRVQKDMLEAKNDVESGNVREFSAIREFLDGIEQ comes from the coding sequence ATGGCCGCTATCTCCCGTAGAGTCTTCGTTCAAAAACGAAACCTTATAAGCCTACCAAGGGATATAAGAGAGAAACTCAATATTTCTGAAGGTGATGTTCTCGACATTAGGATGGATGACAATAAAATTATCATTGAACCTATGAAACTAGTCCCCTCCGATCAAGCATACTTTTGGTCTGACAGAGTCCAAAAAGATATGCTCGAAGCCAAAAATGACGTTGAATCAGGTAATGTTCGTGAGTTTAGTGCAATTCGCGAATTTCTTGACGGTATCGAGCAATGA
- the istA gene encoding IS21 family transposase: protein MTNYREILRLISQGISQRSIAVSCECSRNTVAKVVNRAVELNLKWPLTPDMTNGELQKLLFPESSLPSTRKRPDCEYLHKEMAKSGVTLSLLWNEYCESCRLSNEIPLMYSQFCYYYQQYVTKTKATMHISHKPGEQMEVDWAGQTAGIIDSDTGEIITAYVFVAVLSCSQYAYVEAFLSQNQESWIAAHVNAFKYFGGVTRILVPDNLKTGVDRVSWYTPVINKTYHELAEHYGTAVIPARVRKPKDKPSVEGAVGVISTWILAALRRQQFFSLGELNEAIQGKLEEFNRKPFQKKPGSRLSVFREEEKAMLLPLPPTPYELAVWKVATVQFNYHVAVDKRYYSVPYEYIKHKVDVRVTSHVVEVFFNGNRICSHPRLRGREGLYNTVTEHMPEDHQKYIAWNAERFVSWAKSIGEHTEVVVKAILASYRVEQQGYKSCMGLLKLADKYSINRLEAACQKALSYTPNPSFKSIQTILQTGQDKILREEPVNVPDSSSFGFTRGADYYRRNS from the coding sequence ATGACCAATTACAGAGAGATTCTACGGCTCATCAGCCAAGGAATCAGCCAACGGAGCATTGCGGTAAGCTGCGAATGCTCACGAAACACCGTCGCAAAGGTGGTAAATCGGGCAGTAGAGCTTAATTTAAAATGGCCACTGACCCCAGATATGACCAACGGTGAACTACAAAAACTTCTCTTCCCCGAATCGTCATTACCATCAACCCGCAAGCGTCCGGACTGCGAATACCTTCATAAGGAGATGGCTAAAAGCGGAGTAACACTTAGCCTGCTCTGGAATGAATACTGTGAATCTTGCCGGTTAAGTAATGAGATCCCACTCATGTATTCCCAATTCTGTTACTACTATCAGCAGTATGTCACGAAAACCAAAGCAACCATGCATATTAGCCACAAGCCTGGTGAGCAAATGGAAGTCGACTGGGCTGGTCAAACAGCTGGAATCATCGATAGCGATACAGGCGAAATCATCACGGCCTATGTTTTTGTAGCTGTTCTCTCATGCAGTCAATATGCCTATGTAGAAGCCTTTCTATCACAGAATCAAGAATCTTGGATTGCAGCCCATGTTAATGCTTTCAAGTACTTTGGCGGTGTCACGCGAATATTAGTGCCAGACAACCTTAAAACAGGCGTAGATCGGGTGTCCTGGTATACCCCGGTGATCAACAAAACTTATCATGAATTAGCTGAGCACTATGGCACAGCGGTTATACCTGCACGAGTAAGAAAGCCGAAAGACAAACCCAGTGTTGAAGGCGCTGTAGGAGTTATCTCAACATGGATTCTAGCTGCACTAAGAAGACAACAGTTCTTTTCCTTAGGAGAGCTCAATGAAGCGATTCAGGGCAAACTTGAGGAATTTAACCGAAAGCCCTTTCAAAAGAAGCCAGGGAGCCGGTTGAGTGTCTTTCGGGAGGAAGAAAAAGCAATGCTCTTGCCCCTTCCACCTACTCCTTATGAATTAGCGGTTTGGAAGGTCGCAACAGTGCAATTTAACTATCACGTTGCGGTAGATAAGAGGTACTACAGCGTTCCTTATGAATACATCAAGCACAAGGTGGATGTTCGTGTTACCAGCCATGTCGTGGAGGTTTTCTTCAATGGGAATCGGATTTGTTCCCATCCCAGATTACGCGGACGTGAAGGTCTATACAACACAGTCACGGAACATATGCCCGAGGACCATCAAAAGTATATAGCATGGAACGCAGAGCGATTCGTGTCTTGGGCGAAAAGTATTGGTGAGCATACTGAGGTTGTTGTGAAGGCAATCTTAGCTTCTTATCGAGTTGAACAACAAGGTTACAAAAGCTGCATGGGCCTACTCAAACTGGCGGACAAGTATTCCATCAATCGTTTAGAAGCAGCCTGCCAGAAAGCTCTTTCTTACACTCCAAATCCTAGTTTTAAGAGCATCCAGACCATCCTCCAGACGGGACAAGACAAAATCCTTAGAGAAGAGCCGGTTAACGTTCCAGATTCCTCCTCCTTTGGATTTACCAGAGGCGCAGACTATTACAGGAGGAACTCATAA
- a CDS encoding HNH endonuclease translates to MAHFSPDYSGEEMAEYFNEADISNLLIGYEKKIISLKSVTFNQYRDIIGDFLRSIVLNKIEKYNYESFFSEDNISRFRKLRKSIIVRSALNKFLAYLISEGKINKGFEFEFPNTIKEKINNEFLTLEEIKYIFNDAEFESREEKLISRAICALACFCFFEQKHINALQLNDVLVESGLVRNLRATDDDNDSTAHLLKWLRLNDVSQKCINDYLKNYRLLLKTDQQDFFIYQDKPLSNNANGINSFLAPYERKVNRDKVKKVHVQLLYSSTLLYWLTSTQGKALSKILQIIEAGNQQWKKAFRYYMENYASLDNSEGVMNIDDFNVIEIKHSKEESRFDEEPEEDPGEVESNLFIDLLLYSEEGDIGLNDLIDFDSMSNSNLEDSEININRLVRDTTISRKLKRLYDNKCQLCSNKLRSANGSFMSEAHHIQPYNRTHKGDDTFRNLITLCPNCHAQFDQLYYAIDPDTLKVHCLFEEDRNHLVNLEMIDGHVFDRKYLEYTWRLFEQKKANI, encoded by the coding sequence GTGGCTCATTTTAGCCCGGATTATTCAGGTGAAGAAATGGCTGAATATTTCAATGAGGCGGACATCTCAAACTTACTAATTGGGTATGAGAAGAAAATAATTAGTCTAAAGTCAGTTACTTTTAATCAATATCGTGATATTATTGGTGATTTTCTTCGTAGTATTGTCCTAAACAAGATAGAGAAATATAACTACGAATCGTTTTTTAGTGAAGATAATATTTCTCGCTTTCGTAAGTTAAGAAAGAGCATTATTGTACGATCTGCATTAAATAAATTCTTAGCTTATTTAATCTCGGAAGGAAAAATTAATAAAGGATTCGAGTTTGAATTTCCAAATACTATAAAGGAGAAAATCAATAACGAATTTCTCACTTTAGAAGAAATTAAGTATATATTTAATGATGCAGAATTTGAAAGTAGAGAGGAAAAGCTTATTTCGCGCGCTATATGCGCATTGGCTTGCTTTTGTTTCTTCGAACAAAAACATATCAACGCATTACAACTTAACGATGTCCTAGTTGAAAGTGGGCTTGTCAGAAATCTTAGAGCGACTGATGATGACAATGATTCAACGGCTCATTTACTAAAGTGGTTACGTTTAAATGATGTATCACAAAAGTGCATAAATGATTATCTCAAAAATTATCGCCTCTTACTTAAAACAGATCAACAAGACTTTTTTATATACCAAGATAAACCATTAAGCAATAATGCAAATGGAATTAATTCCTTCTTAGCGCCTTATGAAAGAAAGGTAAATAGAGACAAGGTTAAGAAAGTACATGTTCAATTACTCTATTCCAGTACTTTATTATATTGGCTAACGTCTACTCAAGGAAAGGCACTCTCGAAAATACTTCAAATAATTGAAGCCGGCAATCAACAATGGAAAAAAGCATTTAGATACTATATGGAAAACTATGCTTCATTGGATAATTCTGAAGGTGTAATGAACATCGATGATTTCAATGTGATAGAGATTAAACATTCGAAAGAGGAATCAAGATTCGATGAAGAACCAGAAGAAGATCCTGGGGAGGTTGAGTCTAATTTATTTATTGATTTATTATTATACTCTGAAGAAGGTGACATCGGATTGAATGACTTAATTGATTTTGACTCTATGAGTAATAGTAACTTAGAAGATAGTGAAATAAACATAAATCGCCTTGTGAGAGACACAACTATTTCTAGGAAATTAAAAAGGCTATATGATAATAAATGCCAGCTATGTAGCAATAAACTAAGAAGTGCAAATGGAAGTTTTATGTCTGAGGCCCACCATATACAACCATATAATCGAACCCATAAGGGCGATGATACATTTAGAAATCTCATAACCTTATGTCCTAATTGCCACGCTCAGTTTGATCAATTGTATTATGCGATTGATCCAGATACATTAAAAGTACATTGTCTTTTTGAAGAGGATCGTAACCATTTAGTTAATTTAGAGATGATTGATGGTCATGTATTTGACCGGAAGTATTTGGAGTACACATGGAGGTTATTTGAGCAAAAGAAGGCGAATATTTAA
- a CDS encoding Crp/Fnr family transcriptional regulator: MKRCLICLEELDLFRGLEKEQITNLCQCTNKKRLSKGHYLFYQGDITSTIFLVKSGKLKLVQSAEDGHETILDICGPGEVLGELSLYQEQKECSSALAMEEACICCFSKMQFEMLIKKDPSFALRIIDYLGQKRYANMNSDKETRRTVKERLLGLFYNLANQYGKKLPNATMIDLIITQQELADMIGSSRVMVIQALNELKEAKIVDRTNRYYILKDDPCLSTHIFK, from the coding sequence ATGAAACGTTGCCTCATCTGCCTAGAAGAATTGGATCTGTTTCGGGGTCTGGAAAAAGAACAGATTACAAACTTGTGTCAATGTACAAATAAAAAACGGCTGTCCAAAGGACACTATCTTTTTTATCAAGGGGATATTACAAGTACTATATTTCTTGTGAAATCAGGAAAACTTAAACTTGTGCAAAGTGCTGAAGATGGACATGAAACAATTCTGGATATCTGTGGTCCCGGTGAGGTACTAGGTGAGTTGTCGCTATATCAAGAACAAAAGGAATGTTCTAGCGCGTTAGCCATGGAAGAGGCTTGCATCTGTTGCTTTAGTAAAATGCAATTTGAAATGTTAATTAAGAAAGATCCTTCTTTTGCCTTAAGGATAATTGATTACCTTGGGCAAAAGCGTTATGCCAATATGAATTCAGATAAGGAAACTAGACGAACTGTAAAAGAAAGATTATTAGGTCTATTTTATAACCTTGCCAACCAATATGGGAAAAAGCTGCCAAACGCGACAATGATCGATTTAATAATTACGCAGCAGGAATTAGCTGATATGATTGGTTCTTCACGGGTAATGGTCATTCAGGCCCTTAATGAGTTAAAAGAAGCCAAAATAGTCGACCGCACTAACAGATATTACATATTAAAAGATGACCCTTGTCTTAGTACGCACATATTTAAATAA
- a CDS encoding FeoB small GTPase domain-containing protein: MNLKIAEDQWVIALAGNPNVGKSTVFNALTGLRQHTGNWPGKTVNNAQGYFAYHHQKFMLVDLPGTYSLLAHSVEEEIARDFICFGQPDATVVVLDATSLERNLNLALQIMEITPRIVVCVNLMDEASKRGIHIDIAALQQELGVPVVATAARHNQGLQELQRSIYEIAVEKQATQPKQIVYSEDVEKAIRMLQPKIEKVGMGSILSPRWLALRLLDSNPAFIEEIGRFVSLHREGEGQPKNEEGRMAL; encoded by the coding sequence ATGAATTTGAAAATTGCCGAAGACCAATGGGTCATTGCTCTGGCAGGAAACCCAAATGTGGGAAAAAGCACCGTATTCAATGCTCTAACCGGGCTCCGCCAACACACAGGTAACTGGCCGGGAAAAACAGTGAATAATGCCCAGGGGTATTTCGCTTATCATCATCAAAAATTCATGCTGGTGGATTTACCGGGTACTTATTCCTTGCTTGCGCATAGTGTCGAAGAAGAAATCGCTAGAGATTTTATTTGCTTTGGTCAACCGGATGCCACGGTGGTGGTTTTAGATGCCACATCTCTGGAACGCAATCTTAATCTAGCCTTGCAGATTATGGAGATTACCCCTCGTATTGTCGTGTGTGTCAATCTCATGGATGAAGCCAGCAAGCGCGGTATCCATATTGATATTGCTGCCCTGCAACAGGAACTTGGCGTGCCGGTAGTAGCCACTGCAGCTCGCCACAATCAAGGACTTCAGGAGTTGCAAAGGTCCATCTATGAGATTGCTGTAGAAAAACAAGCGACTCAGCCCAAGCAAATCGTTTACTCTGAGGATGTGGAAAAGGCTATCCGGATGCTACAGCCCAAGATTGAGAAGGTAGGAATGGGAAGCATTCTGAGCCCGCGCTGGCTGGCTTTGCGACTCTTGGATAGCAATCCTGCATTTATCGAGGAGATTGGCCGTTTTGTGTCCTTGCATAGGGAAGGCGAGGGCCAGCCTAAAAACGAGGAGGGAAGAATGGCATTATGA
- a CDS encoding metal-dependent transcriptional regulator, with product MLSPSLEDYLEEIYRFSLASGVVRVTDISKKLGVSLPSVSKALQKLNNQGYINYRPYEEILLTDQGCQKGSYLVERNQMLQEFLFLIQSQCDVSAETEAIEHYISDSTIQALHQLVGFFKENPTCYDNFLCFKEVKDEAKDLINI from the coding sequence GTGCTTTCACCAAGTCTGGAGGACTATTTAGAGGAAATTTATCGGTTCTCCTTGGCGAGCGGTGTCGTTCGAGTTACCGATATCAGTAAAAAGCTCGGTGTTTCTCTTCCTTCGGTGTCTAAAGCTCTGCAAAAGCTCAATAATCAAGGCTATATCAATTATCGACCCTATGAGGAAATCCTCTTAACAGACCAAGGCTGTCAGAAGGGGAGCTATCTGGTGGAGAGAAACCAGATGCTGCAAGAGTTTTTGTTTCTCATTCAGAGTCAATGCGATGTCTCAGCTGAGACAGAAGCCATCGAGCATTATATCTCCGATTCCACAATCCAGGCCTTGCACCAATTAGTTGGTTTCTTTAAAGAAAACCCGACCTGTTATGATAACTTTCTTTGCTTCAAAGAAGTAAAGGACGAAGCGAAGGACCTAATTAATATTTGA
- a CDS encoding IS1380-like element ISEcp1 family transposase: protein MINKIDFKAKNLTSNAGLFLLLENAKSNGIFDFIENDLVFDNDSTNKIKMNHIKTMLCGHFIGIDKLERLKLLQNDPLVNEFDISVKEPETVSRFLGNFNFKTTQMFRDINFKVFKKLLTKSKLTSITIDIDSSVINVEGHQEGASKGYNPKKLGNRCYNIQFAFCDELKAYVTGFVRSGNTYTANGAAEMIKEIVANIKSDDLEILFRMDSGYFDEKIIETIESLGCKYLIKAKSYSTLTSQATNSSIVFVKGEEGRETTELYTKLVKWEKDRRFVVSRVLKPEKERAQLSLLEGSEYDYFFFVTNTTLLSEKVVIYYEKRGNAENYIKEAKYDMAVGHLLLKSFWANEAVFQMMMLSYNLFLLFKFDSLDSSEYRQQIKTFRLKYVFLAAKIIKTARYVIMKLSENYPYKGVYEKCLV from the coding sequence ATGATTAATAAAATTGATTTCAAAGCTAAGAATCTAACATCAAATGCAGGTCTTTTTCTGCTCCTTGAGAATGCAAAAAGCAATGGGATTTTTGATTTTATTGAAAATGACCTCGTATTTGATAATGACTCAACAAATAAAATCAAGATGAATCATATAAAGACCATGCTCTGCGGTCACTTCATTGGCATTGATAAGTTAGAACGTCTAAAGCTACTTCAAAATGATCCCCTCGTCAACGAGTTTGATATTTCCGTAAAAGAACCTGAAACAGTGTCACGGTTTCTAGGAAACTTCAACTTCAAGACAACCCAAATGTTTAGAGACATTAATTTTAAAGTCTTTAAAAAACTGCTCACTAAAAGTAAATTGACATCCATTACGATTGATATTGATAGTAGTGTAATTAACGTAGAAGGTCATCAAGAAGGTGCGTCAAAAGGATATAATCCTAAGAAACTGGGAAACCGATGCTACAATATCCAATTTGCATTTTGCGACGAATTAAAAGCATATGTTACCGGATTTGTAAGAAGTGGCAATACTTACACTGCAAACGGTGCTGCGGAAATGATCAAAGAAATTGTTGCTAACATCAAATCAGACGATTTAGAAATTTTATTTCGAATGGATAGTGGCTACTTTGATGAAAAAATTATCGAAACGATAGAATCTCTTGGATGCAAATATTTAATTAAAGCCAAAAGTTATTCTACACTCACCTCACAAGCAACGAATTCATCAATTGTATTCGTTAAAGGAGAAGAAGGTAGAGAAACTACAGAACTGTATACAAAATTAGTTAAATGGGAAAAAGACAGAAGATTTGTCGTATCTCGCGTACTGAAACCAGAAAAAGAAAGAGCACAATTATCACTTTTAGAAGGTTCCGAATACGACTACTTTTTCTTTGTAACAAATACTACCTTGCTTTCTGAAAAAGTAGTTATATACTATGAAAAGCGTGGTAATGCTGAAAACTATATCAAAGAAGCCAAATACGACATGGCGGTGGGTCATCTCTTGCTAAAGTCATTTTGGGCGAATGAAGCCGTGTTTCAAATGATGATGCTTTCATATAACCTATTTTTGTTGTTCAAGTTTGATTCCTTGGACTCTTCAGAATACAGACAGCAAATAAAGACCTTTCGTTTGAAGTATGTATTTCTTGCAGCAAAAATAATCAAAACCGCAAGATATGTAATCATGAAGTTGTCGGAAAACTATCCGTACAAGGGAGTGTATGAAAAATGTCTGGTATAA